The region TATAAAGTGTAAAGAAGGTGAATTTTGTGGGATTTTTTCCAGTTGCCACTCATCCTTAGTTCTATCATCGCTGACTTCAATTACCTCGATTAGAGAGAGTTCTCCATAACCGTATCTTACATCTCCTCCAATGTAAATAGGGCGGTTTTTCATATTTTTAAGGTAATTTTCATGCTCTTGCTCTTTTAAATTGACGAATCCTATCCAGTGTATTTGCTCGTGTTTTTCTATAGAAAAATCTTTAAAAGGAACTTCCTGTTTGGGATTTGGTAGAATGAAGTCAAGCTCATGTAGACTTTCGTCTTTTGCTCTTCTGCTTAGTGGCTCTATCGCTGTTTGTATAATATTGTCCACTAAGTAGAATCTAAACATGTCTTCGTAAAGACAGTTTGAGTTAATATCAAAGCAGAACATACCTTCTTTATAAGAAGGCTTTAGCAATTTTGTGCCGTTAGCATCGAAACTGGGATAGAAGTTAGTTATTTCTTCGAATAAAGAGCTTGTTTCATCTTTGTCTAATTTAGCCGCCTCATCTTTAAAAAAAATTGAAAAATGGTTAGTTAGAGCTCCCCACATAGTTTGCCCTGGAATGAAGATTGCTGTTTCTTTTATAACACCCCACTTAAATGAACCTATATGAATAGGTTGTTCTTGTCTGAAAACCAATTTATACCAACCCACTGTTAATCTCCTAAACTTTTTGCATGATATCTGGCATAGATAAGAGTCTTTTCTAAAAGTTGTTTGATGAAAAGAAGTTTATGTAGATCTTCAGATATAGATTGAAAATAATTTTCAAAACTCTCTTCTTCGCTTTTTTCTTTTACAAATTTCATTACTCTCATTAATTCGTTGAATAAAGCATGATCATTTATGTCTTTTCGAGATCTTGCCCAAACCCACATAGCATAGACACCATTGTTTGCTAAAACTCCAAGTAGTTTATTTATTTCAGTTTCTTCTAATATTCCTTCCGACACTATTTCATAAGAAATTTTACTTATTAGAGCTTCTAAACTTTCTACCTTTTGGTTAGACATCTTGATTTCCTCCATCTGAATTGTTTTTTTTCTCTTGTAAATTTATTACTAACCTTCCAAAGCCTCTTGTTGTCATACCACCTATACCAAGGGTTTCATAAAAATGTTTGCTGTCCTCTAAAGCATTTTTTAAATCCCCTACTTCAGGAAGGGGGGTTAATTTTTCTTCAATCTCTCCAAAGCTTTTCTTATCGAAGATTCTTATATTTCCGTAAAAGATTGTGCCCCTTGGAATAGCTTCAGATGTGAATAACGCACCTTCTTTTGCCGCACCAGTGATTGGGTCTATAGAAACAGAAGTTCTAACTTCAAGGTTTGAGTTAACTATGTGCGGAAATAAATCTTCGGGAACAATGATTATATCTTTAGGTTCTAATTTAAAGCTACCAAACTCACTTATGTCGTTGGTGAGGCTTATATTATGTTTGCTAGTATCTACTTCCAAATATAACCAGCCTAGATTTAAATGAGAAATATCTTCTTCACTATTGTGAATTCTTATTTTTTTGTCTGTAGGTTTACTTTCATCAATTCCTGTCTTTCTCAGTTTTGAAGCTGTTGTTATCCATTTTGTTCCTTTTATTGTAAAAACGGGGAAAAGTATAATTTCCAAATCACTAAAAAATAACATCCCTTGCCAGCTAATATCTTTTTTAGAAAAACCAAAACCTTTACAAACTATACAATGTCCACAGTGCCCTGTATTTTCTACTGAGTCGTTTAAATCTTCAAAATATTTATCAGGAGCTTCATCTTGCCCAGCACATTTAATTCCGATAAATCTATTCCCTTCAAATAGAATCCATTTCTTGTTATTTGAATCTTCTATGTTAAAGATTTGCTTCATAAATTCCTTTCTTTCATTGGAATCTAACGCTGACCAAATTGATTTTCCCTTTGATCTTAGGAATTCGTTCAACTTATTTTTCCTTTCAGATTTATTAATTTTGAATTTATCATTAGAAAAATATTTATGAACCTCTAAGACAACATAATATCTCCAAGTTCCGGCTAAACTGCTACCGGGAATTTTGGGAACATTTGTTATTGGGTCTCTTACAATAGTATTGTCCACCCTACCGATTGTGTATCCACCAGTTCCAATGTAAATTGGGTCGGAAGCCATTGCAAATATTTCTAATTCTTTTACTGGGTTATTATTTCCCGTCCTCTGGCTCATCTTAAACCTCCTTTAACATTGTATGCCAGAATTCAAACATATCTATGAATAGATAAAGGTTTTTTGTGTTAGATAAAGCTTCTCTTAATTTCTCTAAATATTCCTGTGAATTTAAATTTACGTCTATGTCGAAGATTTCCTTAAAAAGTATTCTTCTGTTTATATCATGTAAGTCTAAGTATCTATAAAACATTGGAGCAAACATATAACTGTAATCTGTTCCGAAGTTTTCGTCTTCTATTTCTGGAAGCTTTGAGTATATAAACTCTACGATTTTGAATAATCGACTTCTTTGATAATTTTTCCCCGTAATTAATTTTTTGAACGCTTTAAATTTATCCCAATATTTCTCTATCTCATAAGGTCTATTAGATTTACGCTTAATAGCTCTTTTGTATTTATTGTTTTCATCATAAAAAATATCGTTTTTTCTTGTATTCGTGTCCATGAATTCAAAATCGAAAGTGTTTGAGACTATTTCCACACTACTATTTTGAGGGAATTTGTCTATTGTGCTAATCCATTTTTTCCAATTGTTGTTTGGTTTAATGTAAAAGTTATAATCTTTTTCATACATGTTGTTCCAATAGAGAGAGTAATACCTTTCAGTGTTGTTTATTGATTCTTCTATCGAGGCTAAAGATAATTTTTTCTTTTGATAAATACAGAATTCACTAATACATTTTGACTCATACAATTTATTTATATCTTTAACATCTCTTCTTATCCTTCTTAAAGCTTTCAAATTTACATAAGCAGGTCTTTTATAATGAGAAACCACAATTCCTATATGTAGCGGAAGTTTACCATGCACATATTTAAATTCTCTATTGTATCTTTCCATTACTCCGTCTATAAATTTCTCTAAATACTCTGCAGGGATAACAACTTGATAGCTTTTAGGTGATGGGTCAGTAATTTTAGCAAAAGGTTTATAGGAAATAAATTTGATGGCTTTTATATCGCTACTAGATATTGAAAATAGCTCATTTTTATCATTTGACCTCCTAAATTTTATACTGTGGAAATTAAACTCTTGGAGGAAATTCCTTTCTTGCTCAATAGAGGAAAATAAGTTATTAAGTTTTTCATTTAACTTTTCAATGTTTTCTGGATTACTTTCTTTTCTAAGCTCGCCTAAAATTTCCTTAGACTTATTTCCATATTTTTTTATAAAATCTTCAATACTAGAAATTAAGTAGAATCTAACTTTATTTCCTTTAGGTTGAGCCCAATATAGAAGTCCATCTCCTTCTAATTCTTCTCCAGTGCTTTTAATTTTATTAGCAATATTTTCGTTTTCTATTTCAAAACAAATTCTTTGTTTTCTCCATTTTGGAATATCCAAAATAGTATCCAAATTTATGTGTATATCTTCAAAAAATTCCCTCGTTGTTTCCCAAATTCTTCTAAGTCTAGCAGGTGAAGGGTTTTTTCTGAGTAAAAATTGGAGTAAGAGAATCGCTAAAAGGTCTACAGCAGGGTCGCTTTCACTAGTAAATTCTTCCCATTTTATTTTTTCATTTATCCAATCTATCTTAGAGTTCAAAGAAGTTTCTTTTATCCAGCTTTCCCATTGTGTCCCGAGTATATTATCAAAGAATAGGCTTTCAGCATTTAAATTTCCCACTTTTTTTAATTCTTCATTTCTAGTAAAACTTAAATGTAACCAATCTTTATCTACTCTTTTTTTCTTTGAAATAATATTTTCTTTTATGCTCTCAATAAGTTGTTGACTTTTATTTTCTTCGATTTTTATGATTGTATTCAACAAATTCCCATTCAACCAATCCTCAAGCTCAAATTTTAGGGAAATATAGGCAACTCTATTATTTTTATCTTTTACCTCATCCAGCCAGATGGTTTCACCAGAAATATTATCAATCCATTGGGAAACCTGTTTGTGATGAGTTCTATTATCACAAACTTCACAAATTGTCGGACTATTGTTTTTTTCTTTATCACTTTCGTAAATTAATCTAACCTGGCATATTGGACATATTCCAATAGCTTTTCCTTTTTTAGTTCTTAATAGCCATAAATTCAAATCTTTCTTTCTTTTAGCTTTTAAGAAGTTATTTTTAGCATTTTCTAATAAATAAGAAAGGTTCATTAATCCTCTTGAAGCTTTAGTTAGGAAAATAGCAGGGTAAAATTCATCTTCAGTTTCTCTTTCAAAAATTTCATAAATTTTATTTTCCAGTTCTCTAAGTTCATTTTTTAATTTAGTCATATTTACATTTTCATCTGCTCCTAAATTATCCCCAACTATAAAATAAATTCCTGTTTCATCTCTATAAATTTCATTGCCTATTGGATACTCAACTTCTAAAAGTTTTTTAATCTCTTCATCTATTTTTTCTGTAATTTCTCTATACCACTGGATAGAAGCAAGTTTTAAACCTTTTTCTGCTAGTCCAAATTTGTCATATTGTATTCCTAAAATTCGCCATTTTACCTCTCTGATACTTTCCACTACTTTAGATGTTAAAATATAATTAGATATGAGAGCTTTAAATAAAGAAGAAGTTACAAAAGTTTGTTGCCACAATGAGACTTCATTATTAGGAAATCTATCATCTGATATTAAATTATCTAGATATTTTTTTAATTTTATTTTTAATCCAATGCAATTTTTGTAAATTTCATCTATTTTATTTTGATATTCTTCTTTTTTTGTATCTCCAAGAATAAAAAAGATTTTTTTTATCTCTTTAATTAATTCATCTTTAGTAAAGTCTCCTCTTGTATATTTTGAATCTTTTATAGCTCCAAATGGGTTGGATAAATTGTTAATTTTTTCTGATTTTATATTTGCTTTTTCAAACTGACTATTTGTTATTTCGCTAAGGTTATAGTAGATTTTTAATAAATTATCCCATTTATTCCTCCAATTTTTTAAAAAATCTTTATATAAATAAAATCTTTCACCTAGTATATGAACATCTATACTAAACAAATTTTCTAACTCTAAGTCCATATCTTCTTGTTTATTCAAACCAACTACTTTTTCCCATAAAGCAAATAAACTTCCTATTTCAGCTTTTAAAATTTCACCTCTGTATTGTTCTAATCTATTTAAATCTAATCCTGACATCTTTCCCACCCTTTGTTCTTTGGTTTTTCGGGTAATTCTATATTTTTATCTAAACAAATCTTCTTTTCTGATTCTAAAATTTCAAACCTTCCCCAGCCTAATTTTGTTTTAGCTCCAACTCCTTTGTTTGCTAAAACTTTTAAAGCTTCAATTAAGTTGCCTAAATCTTTCTGGATTTCCTCTCTTAACTCTTCATCTGTTTTCAAAATCCCGTCAAAAGGAATATAAATTAATTGGAAAATTCCTTCTGTTCCTGCTGGGACTACTTCGTAATGAATTGGATTTTTTCCGGCTCTTTTTCTTCTATCGTGAGGATTGATTATTTCAAGAGAAAGTTCATCAAAATAGGTTGGATAAAATATGGCTCTTCCTTTGTGAGTTTGGAATTCTAAAGAAAGATAAGAATAGGAGTTTTTGTATTTTTCCCATACTTTGACAGCAAGTAAGTTACTAATATCTTTATAGTTTTGTGCGTTATTTACATTTTCTATTAGTTCCTGATTTATTTCCAATCCTAACTCAAACAGAACAAATTTTAGAAACTCTTCTTTATATTTTTGTAAATTTTCATGTTCATTCCTTTTGAGTTTATTTTTTAGATACTCCTCCAATGTTTTTATACTTTCTGAACCTGCTCCGAATATTCTTAGAAAACTTTCTATAGCTTTTCGACTGTTTTCTAAAGTATTAGCTTTATTTATTAATTCTCTAAACGCATGGGCTAAAGCTCCTTTCCAGGCAGAGCCTCTAATCATTGGAACTTTGAAATTTGTTTCTTTTAAAATAGGGTTTTGAATTATATAAAATTCATCATCATCTTTTGAAAAATAAGGAGCTTTGAGTTTAAATTTAAACCAAATTGCAAAGGAATATTTAGGAAGTTTTTCTACATAGCTTTGTAGATTTGATAAGTTATTGTTTTCATCATTTTCAAAAATGCCCGAAATCCGTTTTATTTGTTGATTATTACCAATCTCATATTTTTTATTTTTTCTATTCTTAATAGAACCTTTATGATTTTCTAACTCTTTAGTTTTATTCTTCACATAACCAAATTTTAACCTAATAAAACTTTTAAATGAATTTTCTGTTTTTCTGAAAATTTCTCCGCTATTTTCCTTATATTCAACATAAACTTCAAATTTAGCCATCACTTTTACCTTCCAAATTTAGTAATCCGGCAATAGATAAAAATCCTGCTTTCAGTTGTTTATTTTCTTTATGTATAAATGGAAGTATTTTTGAACCTTCTCCTCGCTCGCCCAATAATTTGTGCCTGAATTTTTTCCATTGCATAATATCTTCACATTTATAGCTTTTACCTTTACATTCTATCTCTTTATTTTTTTGAAATTCTTTCCTATTATTAAAACATTCATTTTCAAATTTACTTTTATTATTTTGTTCTTTTTCTTCACAAATATGTCTTAAGCAATCTCTTATATCTAATTTCTTTTTAAGGAGATATTTTATATTTTCATAGATATTACTACTATCGCTATTTTCTGAGAGTCTAAAAATAATAAATCTTTCAGGTATATTTTTTATATTTTCTTTAAAAACTTCCTCTTTTTTACAATTAAATTGAAAATTTTTCTTATTTATATATAAGATTGAAGAATGAGGAGAAGAATTTAAACCAATTTCACAAGATAACACTAGTTCTTTCCAAGAAAAATGAGTTTTGGAAAAATGAGTTTTGTCAAATAATTCAAAATCAGTTTTTCTCCAGTTGTTAATAGGATTATTATTGTTATTTTCTTTTACTTCCAAAACTTCTAACCTCCCATATCCTATATTCCACTTCCCACCCCAAAAGCCGTATTTATCCATAAAAGTTAAAAGTGGATAGAAAATTAGTTCTATAATTTCTTCCTCTACTTCAAAGATAACTTCAAAGTTCCCATAAAAGTATGGTTTAGCGAAATAAAAAACTGACCATGTCTTGTTAGACCTTTGGGGGCAATCTCCGTTTTCTTTAATTTCATAATTTACCTTATTTAAGCATATTCTATTTGGTAAATTGAGTTTATCCCCGAAACAGTAACCGCTTGAGTATTTAATCTCCTTTATTTCTATCAAACTTTTCCAATTTGTTGTCCCAAAGATAATTGAGGGATAAGGTATATCTTGTTCTAATAAACATTTAATTTTATCTTTAAAAGAATTCCCTTTGTTAGCCAAGCAATTTTTAAAATCTTTTCTATTTACTTCTTTTTCAAACCTACCTAATTTGGGGCTAAAGTGTTTTCTTTTACAAATCCCACTAAAATAACAAATAACTTCGAACCAAAATCTTAAACTTCCAATTAAAGAAGAAGGTCGTATTTCACAATTTTCCCGCCAGGCATCGCCCGTCCATAAGGGAGTTATTGTGTTAAATTTTACAGCTATCTCCTTTTTCACCCATCCCTCAGGTTATGGATTTTTTGGGTCAAAAGTTTTATTTAGGATATCATAAGTGTCTCCAATAATCAATCCTTACGGAGGTCTTATGAAGTTTAGGATATTAGCGCAGGAAGGGTTTGCTCGTAGTGCTAGTTTTATGGGAACCCACGGGCAGACGGAAACCCCCTGTTTTATGCCGGTGGGAACTCTCGGAGCGGTTAAGGGGTTAACGTGGGAGCAGGTTAAAGGAATGGGTTATTCCCTCGTTCTTGCCAATGTTTACCACCTTTATCTCAGGCCGGGGTTGGAGGTGATTGAGGCTGCCGGGGGGCTTCACTCTTTTATAGGTTGGAACGGCCTGATTTTAACTGATAGCGGCGGTTTCCAGGTTTTTAGCCTCGGCAGGCTGATGAAGATAAAGGAAGAGGGAATAGAGTTTCGCTCCCACGTAGACGGCAGTAAGCACTTTTTCTCTCCGGAGTTTGTAGTTGAGTTTGAGGAGAGAATAGGCGTTGATATAGGAATGGTTTTAGACGAGTGCACCCCCTACCCTGCAACCTACGAGTACGCAAAGCACTCTATGGAGAGGACTCTCAGGTGGGCTAAGAGGAGCATAGAGGCGAGGACTACCGATAAAACTGCCCTTTTCGGAATTGTTCAGGGAGGGGTTTATGAAGATTTAAGGCTGAAGTGCGTTGAAGAGCTTGTTAAGCTTCCGTTCGACGGGTTTGCCATTGGAGGGCTCAGCGTAGGTGAGCCTAAGGAGGAGATGTACAGGATTACCCGCCTTGTTGCACCGAAGCTTCCCCCTGATAAGCCCCGATACCTGATGGGAGTGGGAACTCCCGAGGATATTTTGGAGGCGGTTGAGGCCGGTGTTGATATGTTCGACTGCGTTATGCCCACGAGGAACGCAAGGAACGGGACGCTGTTTACGAGCAGGGGCAAGATTAACATAAAGGCCGCCAAGTATAGGAAAGATTTCTCCCCTCCGGACCCCGAGTGTGACTGTTACACCTGTAGGAACTTCTCTAAGGCCTATTTAAGGCACCTTTACGCCTCCGGCGAGATGAACGCCTCTATACTGAACACTATCCACAACCTTCACTTTTACGCTAAGTTAATGGAGCGTATAAGGGAGGCGATAAAAGGCGGATACTTTACCGAGTTTAAGAGGGAGTTCTTGGCGAAGTACAGGGGCGGTTAGGTCAGTCGATTGGTGAGAATATAACCTTGTTAACGAGGATTTCTCCCCGTTTTGTTCTCACTACGAGGAACCCTTTTAGCCCTTCGTGGTTTGCGATTTTTTTCAGTAGCTTCCCGATTTCCTTAAAGCACTCTTCCTTCTCTCTGCACTTTAGCACGGCGTCGAGCACTATAACTTCGCCTCTTTTCAGGTAGACTTCAACTTCCCCCTTCTCTTTCAGGGCTTTCCAGAACTCGGAGCTGTTGACTTTTATCCTCTTTTGAACTTCCCTCTCGATGATTTTTACGGTCACGGCTGCCCCCTCTGGGCGTGGTTTCCCGAAATGAATAGAATTTACTCAACAGTTTGTAGAAACCAATTTTACCAGCAGGAGGAAGGTATGTCGGAAGTTCTCAAGGGAAGGGCTTTTAAGTTCGGAGACGACGTTAATACCGACGAGATAATACCGGCCCGTTACCTTAACACTTCGGACCCTAAGGAGCTTGCAAAGCACGTTATGGAGGACGCAGACCCCGAGTTTCCCAAAAAGGTTCAGCCCGGGGATATTATCGTTGCCGGTAAGAACTTCGGCTGCGGCTCTTCGAGGGAGCACGCTCCCATAGCCATTAAGGCGGCCGGTGTTTCTGCGGTTATAGCCAAGTCTTTCGCGAGGATTTTCTACAGGAACGCAATCAACATCGGCCTTCCGATTTTTGAGTCTCCCGAGGCTGTTGAGGGGATTGAAGAGGGTGATGTTGTTGAAATCAACCCAGAAACCGGAGTGATAAGGAATTTGACTAAGGGGACCGAGTTTAAGGCCACCCCGATTCCCGAGGATATAAGGAAGATTATGGAGGCCGGCGGCCTTATGGAATACGCCAAGCAGAAGTTGGGATTAAAGTAGGAGGTGAGAAGGTGCGTAAGTTCAAGATTGCAGTTCTGCCCGGTGATGGTATAGGTCCGGAGATTGTAAAGCAGGCCGTAAAGGTTATGGAGGCTGCTGCCGAGAAGTTCGGTTTCGGCCTTGAGCTCAACTACGGCCTCATCGGCGGCGCCGCGATAGACGAAACCGGCGTTCCTTTCCCCGAGGAGACAAAGGAGCTCATTCTGTCGTCTGACGCGGTTCTCCTCGGAGCCGTTGGAGGGCCCAAGTGGGATAACCTCCCCTTTGAGATAAGGCCCGAGAGGGCGCTTTTGGGGATGAGGAAGCTCCTTAACGCCTTCGCCAACCTGCGCCCCGCAAGGCTCTACGATGAGCTCATAGACGCTTCCACTTTAAAGCCCGAGGTTGTAAGGGGCGTAGACATTATGGTTATAAGGGAGCTGACGAGCGGCATTTACTTTGGTATCCCGAAGGGGATATTCGTAGACGGCGACGAGAGGGTGGGAATCAACACCCTTCGCTACTACGAGCACGAAGTTGAGAGAATCGCGAAGGTTGCCTTTGAGGTTGCCCGCAAGAGGAATAAGAAGGTAACGAGCGTAGATAAGGCGAACGTTTTGGAGGCTACCGTTCTGTGGCGGGAGGTTGTTGAGAGGGTTCACGAGAACTACCCCGACGTTGAGCTTCAACACATGTACGTAGACAACGCCGCAATGCAGATTATCAGGTGGCCCAAGCAGTTCGACGTAATAGTAACCACCAACATGTTCGGCGACATCCTCTCCGATGCCTGTGCAATGCTTACTGGCTCTTTGGGAATGCTCCCCTCTGCCTCTATCGGCGGCAAGATAGGGCTTTACGAGCCGATTCACGGCTCCGCCCCGGATATTGCCGGTCAGAATATCGCCAACCCGATAGCCACCATAAACTCTGCCGGTATGATGTTCACCTACTCCTTTGATATGCCGGAAGTTGAGGAGGCGATAGATAAAGCGGTTAGAGCAGTTCTGGCAAAAGGTTACAGGACGAGGGATATCTACTCCGAGGGAACGAAGCTCGTTTCCACCGAGGAGATGGGAGACCTTATAGCAGAAGAACTTAAGAACCTTTAAAGGGGTGAGCTATGAAAGGTTACACCGTTGCCGTTGTAGGTGCCACGGGAGCAGTCGGGCAGGAGATGCTGAAGATACTCGAGGAGAGGGACTTTCCCGTTGCAAAGCTGAAAGCCCTTGCCTCTGCCCGCTCTGCCGGCAAAAAGGTGAAGTTTAAGGGAGAAGAGGTTACCGTTGAGGAGCTTCGCCCCGAAAGCTTTGAAGGCGTAGATATCGCCCTCTTCTCCGCCGGCGGCGACAGGAGCAGGCAGTTTGCCCCCGAGGCGGTAAAGCGGGGAGCAGTGGTTATAGACAACAGCTCCGCCTTCAGGATGGAGCCCGACGTTCCCCTGGTTGTTCCCGAAGTTAACCCCGAAGACGTTGAGTGGCATAAGGGGATAATTGCCAACCCCAACTGCTCCACCATACAGATGGTTGTTGTCTTAAAGCCCCTTCACGACCTTGCAAAAATAAAACGGGTTGTTGTTGCAACCTACCAGGCTGTTTCCGGGGCCGGCGCTCAGGCTATAGAGGAGCTTAAGGAACAAACGAAGGCCGTTCTTGAGGGAAGGCCCGTTCCTCCGGCCAACAAGATACCCCGCCAGATAGCCTTCAACTGCGTTCCCCACATAGACAAGTTCTTCGACGACGGCTACACCCGGGAAGAGCACAAGATGATTAACGAGACCAAAAAAATTATGCACGACGACTCCATAAAGGTTTCCCCCACCTGCGTTAGGGTTCCGGTTTTCGTGGGTCACTCAGAGGTTGTGAACATCGAGTTTGAGAAGCCCATAACAGTTGAGCAGGCGAGGGAGGCCCTCGAGAGAGCTCCCGGCGTTGAGGTGGTTGACGACTTTAAAAACCACATTTACCCCACCCCCATAGACGTTGCGGGCAAGGACCCTGTGCTTGTGGGCAGAATCAGGCGAGATGATACAATAGAAAACGGCCTCAACCTGTGGATTGTCGGCGATAACCTTAGGAAAGGCGCGGCCCTCAACGCCGTTCAGATTGCGGAACTCCTCGTTGAAAAGGGGCTCGTTTAAGGGGGAACTTCGATGGAAGAGCTTTTAAAGCAACTTTTAAGTGAAAACCCTGAGCTTCAAGCCCTCCTCGTTGTAGACGAGGAGGGTATAGTTGTTTACAAGGAGAGCCGGGAAGGGCTGCCGTTCGACCCGGAGGAAGCGGCCGTAGAGCTCATCACGCCCAGCACCAGAATAGACGAGTTCCTTCACGACTCCCTGGAAGAGGAAAAGGGGCTCGAGGAGTTTATAGTCTTCTCGAGGCGTTACCTCTTCCTCGTTTATAAACTGGTGAACGAGACCTTCCTCGTTGCCGTCTCCTCCAGAACGCCCCTTTACGGCCGCCTGAGGTTCAGGCTCAGGTCTAAATTAAAAGAGGTGATAAAACAGCTGTAGCAGGAGGGGAGAGATGGCGAAGCTCTGGTACCTGGGCCACTCCACTTTCTACCTGGAAGGTGAAGGCGTTAAGGCCCTTATAGACCCGTTTTTAAGCGGGAACCCGTGGAAGATAGCATCTCCGGAGGACTTTACAGACCTCAACTACATCTTCGTAACTCACGGCCACGGCGACCACTTGGGAGACGCCGTAGAGATTGCAAAAAGAACAGGCGCCACCGTTGTCAGCATCTTCGAGGTGTGCCAGTACTGCAACCTCAAAGGGGTTAACAACATTCACGCAATGCACATAGGGGGCTCTTACAACTTCCCCTTCGGGAGGGTGAAGCTCGTTCCCGCCGCCCACGGCTCCTCGGTTATAGAGAACGACCAGGTTATTACCCTCGGAACTCCCTGCGGAATCCTTATAGAGGTAGAGGGTAAAACCGTTTACCACGCCGGAGACACCGGCC is a window of Thermovibrio ammonificans HB-1 DNA encoding:
- a CDS encoding RAMP superfamily CRISPR-associated protein, producing MSQRTGNNNPVKELEIFAMASDPIYIGTGGYTIGRVDNTIVRDPITNVPKIPGSSLAGTWRYYVVLEVHKYFSNDKFKINKSERKNKLNEFLRSKGKSIWSALDSNERKEFMKQIFNIEDSNNKKWILFEGNRFIGIKCAGQDEAPDKYFEDLNDSVENTGHCGHCIVCKGFGFSKKDISWQGMLFFSDLEIILFPVFTIKGTKWITTASKLRKTGIDESKPTDKKIRIHNSEEDISHLNLGWLYLEVDTSKHNISLTNDISEFGSFKLEPKDIIIVPEDLFPHIVNSNLEVRTSVSIDPITGAAKEGALFTSEAIPRGTIFYGNIRIFDKKSFGEIEEKLTPLPEVGDLKNALEDSKHFYETLGIGGMTTRGFGRLVINLQEKKNNSDGGNQDV
- a CDS encoding CRISPR-associated protein Csx11, which translates into the protein MSGLDLNRLEQYRGEILKAEIGSLFALWEKVVGLNKQEDMDLELENLFSIDVHILGERFYLYKDFLKNWRNKWDNLLKIYYNLSEITNSQFEKANIKSEKINNLSNPFGAIKDSKYTRGDFTKDELIKEIKKIFFILGDTKKEEYQNKIDEIYKNCIGLKIKLKKYLDNLISDDRFPNNEVSLWQQTFVTSSLFKALISNYILTSKVVESIREVKWRILGIQYDKFGLAEKGLKLASIQWYREITEKIDEEIKKLLEVEYPIGNEIYRDETGIYFIVGDNLGADENVNMTKLKNELRELENKIYEIFERETEDEFYPAIFLTKASRGLMNLSYLLENAKNNFLKAKRKKDLNLWLLRTKKGKAIGICPICQVRLIYESDKEKNNSPTICEVCDNRTHHKQVSQWIDNISGETIWLDEVKDKNNRVAYISLKFELEDWLNGNLLNTIIKIEENKSQQLIESIKENIISKKKRVDKDWLHLSFTRNEELKKVGNLNAESLFFDNILGTQWESWIKETSLNSKIDWINEKIKWEEFTSESDPAVDLLAILLLQFLLRKNPSPARLRRIWETTREFFEDIHINLDTILDIPKWRKQRICFEIENENIANKIKSTGEELEGDGLLYWAQPKGNKVRFYLISSIEDFIKKYGNKSKEILGELRKESNPENIEKLNEKLNNLFSSIEQERNFLQEFNFHSIKFRRSNDKNELFSISSSDIKAIKFISYKPFAKITDPSPKSYQVVIPAEYLEKFIDGVMERYNREFKYVHGKLPLHIGIVVSHYKRPAYVNLKALRRIRRDVKDINKLYESKCISEFCIYQKKKLSLASIEESINNTERYYSLYWNNMYEKDYNFYIKPNNNWKKWISTIDKFPQNSSVEIVSNTFDFEFMDTNTRKNDIFYDENNKYKRAIKRKSNRPYEIEKYWDKFKAFKKLITGKNYQRSRLFKIVEFIYSKLPEIEDENFGTDYSYMFAPMFYRYLDLHDINRRILFKEIFDIDVNLNSQEYLEKLREALSNTKNLYLFIDMFEFWHTMLKEV
- a CDS encoding RAMP superfamily CRISPR-associated protein, with product MAKFEVYVEYKENSGEIFRKTENSFKSFIRLKFGYVKNKTKELENHKGSIKNRKNKKYEIGNNQQIKRISGIFENDENNNLSNLQSYVEKLPKYSFAIWFKFKLKAPYFSKDDDEFYIIQNPILKETNFKVPMIRGSAWKGALAHAFRELINKANTLENSRKAIESFLRIFGAGSESIKTLEEYLKNKLKRNEHENLQKYKEEFLKFVLFELGLEINQELIENVNNAQNYKDISNLLAVKVWEKYKNSYSYLSLEFQTHKGRAIFYPTYFDELSLEIINPHDRRKRAGKNPIHYEVVPAGTEGIFQLIYIPFDGILKTDEELREEIQKDLGNLIEALKVLANKGVGAKTKLGWGRFEILESEKKICLDKNIELPEKPKNKGWERCQD
- the cmr1 gene encoding type III-B CRISPR module RAMP protein Cmr1, translating into MKKEIAVKFNTITPLWTGDAWRENCEIRPSSLIGSLRFWFEVICYFSGICKRKHFSPKLGRFEKEVNRKDFKNCLANKGNSFKDKIKCLLEQDIPYPSIIFGTTNWKSLIEIKEIKYSSGYCFGDKLNLPNRICLNKVNYEIKENGDCPQRSNKTWSVFYFAKPYFYGNFEVIFEVEEEIIELIFYPLLTFMDKYGFWGGKWNIGYGRLEVLEVKENNNNNPINNWRKTDFELFDKTHFSKTHFSWKELVLSCEIGLNSSPHSSILYINKKNFQFNCKKEEVFKENIKNIPERFIIFRLSENSDSSNIYENIKYLLKKKLDIRDCLRHICEEKEQNNKSKFENECFNNRKEFQKNKEIECKGKSYKCEDIMQWKKFRHKLLGERGEGSKILPFIHKENKQLKAGFLSIAGLLNLEGKSDG
- the tgt gene encoding tRNA guanosine(34) transglycosylase Tgt, which gives rise to MKFRILAQEGFARSASFMGTHGQTETPCFMPVGTLGAVKGLTWEQVKGMGYSLVLANVYHLYLRPGLEVIEAAGGLHSFIGWNGLILTDSGGFQVFSLGRLMKIKEEGIEFRSHVDGSKHFFSPEFVVEFEERIGVDIGMVLDECTPYPATYEYAKHSMERTLRWAKRSIEARTTDKTALFGIVQGGVYEDLRLKCVEELVKLPFDGFAIGGLSVGEPKEEMYRITRLVAPKLPPDKPRYLMGVGTPEDILEAVEAGVDMFDCVMPTRNARNGTLFTSRGKINIKAAKYRKDFSPPDPECDCYTCRNFSKAYLRHLYASGEMNASILNTIHNLHFYAKLMERIREAIKGGYFTEFKREFLAKYRGG
- the leuD gene encoding 3-isopropylmalate dehydratase small subunit — translated: MSEVLKGRAFKFGDDVNTDEIIPARYLNTSDPKELAKHVMEDADPEFPKKVQPGDIIVAGKNFGCGSSREHAPIAIKAAGVSAVIAKSFARIFYRNAINIGLPIFESPEAVEGIEEGDVVEINPETGVIRNLTKGTEFKATPIPEDIRKIMEAGGLMEYAKQKLGLK